From Gimesia panareensis, the proteins below share one genomic window:
- a CDS encoding ABC transporter permease produces the protein MKTTRGGALMRMRGLIRKEFLQVLRDPSALAIAFVLPIVLLLIFGYGVSLDAEHVPIAIVVEYPTPDTASFCGELEHSPYFKPVYFHDMPTARQALMKREVDAILHFRADFARQLRRSDGATVQLVLNGVDANTARIVQGYVSGVLQKWMEHRAISTGQTPAVPVNVEHRIWFNANVRSRNYLVPGVVAEIMTLIGALLTALLMAREWERGTMEALMVTPVSMLEVLLGKIIPYFFLGLCGLALSVVMSVWLFEVPLRGSIWVLILSSSMFLLAALGMGLLISTVTKVQFVAAQVAIITTFLPAFILSGFIFDIGSMPTVIQWITCIIPARYYVSLLKTTFLAGDVWSVLIPNFIALCLMATFFLGLTGLISRKRLD, from the coding sequence ATGAAAACCACACGCGGCGGAGCACTGATGCGAATGCGGGGACTGATCAGGAAAGAATTCCTGCAGGTCCTCCGGGATCCCAGTGCGCTGGCGATTGCCTTCGTCCTGCCGATCGTTCTGCTGCTGATCTTCGGGTACGGCGTCTCCCTGGATGCCGAGCACGTCCCCATCGCGATTGTCGTTGAATACCCGACTCCCGATACCGCCAGCTTCTGCGGTGAACTGGAACACTCCCCCTATTTCAAGCCCGTTTACTTTCATGACATGCCGACCGCCCGCCAGGCGCTGATGAAACGCGAGGTCGATGCCATTCTGCATTTCCGCGCAGACTTCGCCCGCCAGTTGCGCAGATCTGACGGTGCCACGGTGCAGCTCGTCCTGAATGGTGTCGACGCCAACACCGCCCGCATTGTTCAGGGCTACGTCTCGGGCGTCCTGCAGAAATGGATGGAACACCGGGCGATTTCCACCGGACAAACGCCCGCAGTGCCCGTCAATGTCGAACACCGCATCTGGTTCAATGCAAACGTCCGCAGTCGCAACTACCTCGTCCCCGGCGTAGTCGCAGAAATCATGACGCTGATCGGTGCTCTGCTCACCGCGCTGCTCATGGCCCGCGAATGGGAACGCGGCACCATGGAAGCCCTGATGGTCACCCCCGTCTCCATGCTGGAAGTTCTGCTCGGAAAAATCATCCCCTACTTTTTTCTGGGCCTGTGTGGCCTGGCACTCTCGGTTGTGATGAGCGTCTGGCTGTTCGAAGTTCCGCTCCGTGGTTCTATCTGGGTCCTCATCCTTTCCTCGTCCATGTTCCTGCTCGCCGCCCTGGGCATGGGGCTGTTGATCTCCACCGTCACCAAGGTCCAGTTTGTCGCCGCCCAGGTCGCCATTATCACCACTTTCCTGCCCGCATTCATTCTGTCCGGATTCATTTTCGATATTGGCAGTATGCCGACGGTGATTCAGTGGATCACCTGCATCATCCCGGCACGCTATTACGTCTCCCTGCTGAAGACCACCTTCCTGGCCGGCGATGTCTGGTCGGTGCTGATACCCAACTTTATCGCGCTCTGTCTGATGGCCACGTTCTTTCTGGGTCTGACGGGACTCATCTCCCGCAAACGGCTGGATTAG
- a CDS encoding ATP-binding cassette domain-containing protein, producing MDSHDSTAMHCQNVSKTFRTGNREVTALNDLTIDVQRGKITGLIGPDGAGKTTLMRLAAGLLHADSGSVTVLGLDAARDSLEVQASVGYMPQRFGLYEDLSVQENLDLYADLQGLPVHDRPDRYAELMRMTGLAPFTKRLAGKLSGGMRQKLGLACTLVRPPRLLLLDEPTVGVDPVSRRELWVIVDRFVKEEGTTVLLSTAYLDEAERCENVIMLDQGQLIGQGPPEQFSQPLTGRTFHLHSSDRNNRDLQARVTGRPGVLDAVIQGEAVRLVLSEDAPTTVEELLPGQQNITLEPVPPRFEDGFITMLRERRDPVTPGTDSTTDPPASHSEPPGKDGTVISVRDVQRRFGSFYAVKGVSFDVHRGEIFGLLGANGAGKTTMFRMLCGLLPASNGSLQVAGVDVRKTAAAARARIGYMSQKFSLYGTLSVDDNLQFFSSAYGLAGQRRRDRIDWATTEFELKPVLDNKSGDLPLGYKQRLALACALMHEPEIIFLDEPTSGVDPLARREFWQRINALAAANVTVLVTTHFMEEAEYCDRLAIMMAGEVLSLGTPREIKQHASSDETPDPSMPALSMEDAFIHLIETQTDEKIESGTP from the coding sequence ATGGACAGCCACGATTCGACAGCCATGCATTGCCAGAATGTCTCCAAAACATTCCGGACCGGGAATCGCGAAGTCACTGCGCTCAACGATCTGACCATCGACGTGCAGCGGGGAAAAATCACCGGACTCATCGGCCCCGATGGCGCCGGCAAAACAACGCTGATGCGACTGGCTGCCGGGCTGCTCCATGCCGACAGCGGATCCGTCACCGTCCTGGGGCTCGACGCCGCCCGCGATTCTCTCGAGGTCCAGGCCAGCGTCGGCTACATGCCCCAGCGCTTCGGACTCTATGAAGATCTGTCCGTGCAGGAAAACCTCGATCTCTATGCCGACCTGCAGGGTCTCCCCGTTCACGACCGCCCCGATCGTTATGCAGAACTGATGCGGATGACGGGCCTCGCCCCGTTTACGAAACGACTGGCCGGAAAACTCTCGGGCGGCATGCGGCAGAAACTCGGCCTGGCCTGCACCCTGGTGCGTCCTCCCCGGCTCCTGCTGCTGGACGAGCCCACCGTCGGCGTCGACCCGGTATCGCGACGCGAACTCTGGGTCATCGTCGACCGTTTCGTCAAAGAAGAAGGCACGACCGTCCTCCTGAGCACCGCCTATCTGGATGAAGCTGAACGCTGCGAGAATGTGATCATGCTCGATCAGGGACAGCTCATCGGCCAGGGGCCCCCCGAACAGTTCAGCCAGCCACTCACCGGCCGCACCTTCCACCTCCATTCGTCCGACCGGAATAACCGGGACCTGCAGGCACGCGTCACCGGTCGCCCGGGAGTACTGGATGCCGTCATCCAGGGCGAAGCCGTCCGCCTCGTCCTGTCAGAAGATGCCCCGACTACAGTGGAAGAACTCCTCCCCGGCCAACAAAACATCACACTCGAACCGGTCCCTCCCCGTTTCGAAGACGGCTTCATCACCATGCTCCGCGAGCGCCGCGATCCGGTTACGCCCGGCACAGATTCCACAACCGATCCTCCCGCGAGTCATTCAGAACCGCCCGGCAAAGACGGAACCGTCATCAGCGTGCGCGATGTGCAGCGCCGCTTCGGCAGCTTCTATGCCGTCAAAGGCGTCTCCTTCGACGTGCACCGCGGCGAAATCTTCGGACTGCTAGGCGCTAACGGTGCCGGCAAAACGACTATGTTCCGCATGCTCTGCGGTCTGCTGCCCGCCAGTAACGGCTCACTGCAGGTGGCGGGCGTCGATGTCCGTAAAACCGCGGCTGCCGCCCGGGCTCGCATCGGCTATATGTCTCAAAAATTCTCACTCTACGGCACCTTGAGCGTCGATGACAACCTGCAGTTTTTCAGCAGCGCCTACGGACTGGCCGGCCAGCGCCGCCGGGATCGCATCGACTGGGCGACCACAGAATTCGAATTAAAACCGGTACTGGATAACAAAAGTGGCGACCTCCCCCTGGGCTATAAACAGCGGCTCGCACTCGCCTGCGCCCTGATGCACGAACCTGAAATCATTTTCCTGGATGAACCGACTTCGGGCGTCGATCCGCTGGCGCGACGCGAATTCTGGCAGCGGATTAACGCACTCGCTGCAGCGAATGTAACGGTCCTGGTCACCACGCATTTTATGGAAGAAGCCGAATACTGCGACCGGCTGGCCATCATGATGGCAGGCGAAGTCCTCTCCCTGGGCACGCCCCGCGAAATCAAACAACATGCCAGCTCGGACGAAACCCCCGACCCCTCCATGCCGGCTCTCTCCATGGAAGACGCATTCATTCACTTGATCGAAACACAGACAGACGAAAAGATAGAATCGGGAACGCCGTAG
- a CDS encoding efflux RND transporter periplasmic adaptor subunit, whose translation MKSGTRFILLGGLIVAAIVGGWYWKTREDQSRAQELVLYGTVDVRQVELSFNASERIGSVLVEEGDRIKTGELLGKLELRKFQLAVDRAQAQIEVQQQVVDRLVAGTRPEEIREAEASLNSVEAELKDVKATYQRVLALSRKNVATQQDLDDARSKLDTAEANVKLQQAALDLANAGPRKEDIAEAKALLKRYKVELKQAEHDLADAHLYAPSNGIVQERILEVGDMASPQKPVYTVALIDPVWVRAYVSETDLGKISEGMKAEVVTDSFPDKKYAGWIGFISPTAEFTPKPVETPELRTKLVYQIRVFVKAPNNELRLGMPATVHIPLDQHPTKNADTRPATADTDSKHEQHDH comes from the coding sequence ATGAAGTCTGGTACCCGCTTCATTTTACTGGGTGGATTAATCGTTGCAGCAATCGTCGGAGGCTGGTACTGGAAGACACGGGAGGATCAGTCCCGCGCTCAGGAACTCGTCCTCTACGGCACCGTTGACGTCCGACAGGTCGAACTCTCCTTCAATGCCAGCGAACGGATCGGCAGTGTCCTCGTCGAAGAAGGTGACCGGATCAAAACCGGCGAACTCCTGGGGAAACTGGAACTGAGAAAATTTCAGTTAGCCGTCGATCGGGCGCAAGCACAAATCGAGGTCCAGCAGCAGGTCGTCGATCGACTGGTGGCCGGTACACGTCCTGAAGAAATCCGCGAAGCCGAAGCCTCGCTGAACTCTGTGGAGGCGGAACTCAAAGATGTGAAAGCGACCTACCAGCGGGTTCTCGCTTTGAGCAGGAAAAACGTCGCTACCCAGCAGGATCTGGACGATGCCCGCTCCAAGCTCGATACCGCGGAAGCCAACGTCAAACTTCAGCAGGCGGCTCTCGATCTCGCCAACGCAGGCCCCCGTAAGGAAGACATCGCCGAAGCCAAAGCCCTGCTCAAACGTTATAAGGTCGAACTCAAACAGGCCGAGCACGATCTGGCAGACGCACATCTCTACGCACCCTCCAACGGAATCGTGCAGGAGCGAATCCTCGAAGTCGGTGATATGGCTTCCCCCCAGAAACCGGTTTACACCGTCGCGCTGATCGATCCGGTCTGGGTCCGCGCTTATGTTTCCGAGACAGACCTGGGAAAAATCTCTGAGGGCATGAAAGCCGAAGTCGTCACCGACAGCTTCCCCGACAAAAAATACGCTGGCTGGATCGGATTCATTTCTCCGACTGCCGAATTCACTCCCAAGCCCGTGGAAACTCCCGAACTGCGGACCAAGCTCGTCTATCAGATCCGCGTGTTTGTCAAAGCACCCAATAACGAATTACGGCTGGGGATGCCGGCCACCGTCCATATTCCCCTCGATCAGCATCCCACAAAAAATGCAGACACCAGACCAGCGACCGCCGACACCGACAGCAAGCACGAGCAGCACGACCACTGA
- a CDS encoding PVC-type heme-binding CxxCH protein codes for MRLCLVMAALILCNLHSTLRADKPFELKKNERVVAVGNALAERMNQFGDFETLLQTRYPEKEIIFRNFGWPADEVGIQQRPSNYTTIDDPLEVFGPETFLCFFGFNESFAGTSKESLDVFVKNYRNYIAEQTKRFTKNGKKPRFVLISPIAFESTGNPLQPTGVEENKNLAAYTAAIKKLAEEDGYRFVDLFTETKTKFAQEPGNQYTVNGAHANEKGYRLIGEMLDGSLFVSRHPLGTGTSKFNEVLKWVNDKSWFHAQDYRMLNGWYVYGGRRTWDMETFPGEYQKIRKMVEVRDRYIWEMAAGGVVPDQPDDSKTGEVFIPETMFGSRDERFREMREPKDLKYPTPEESIKMMKVPEGFKVELFASEREFPELANPNQIAFDNKGRLWVSCMANYPQWLPGAGKPSDRLLIFEDTDGDGKADKCIPFYDKLICPTGFEFWNGGVLVVDEPRILFLKDTDGDDKADFVQEVVNGIATDDTHHTVGAWEYSNGGLLHMLEGVSLSTTLETPYGAFRNKDTAGCYTLDPRTLKFRHFRTPGYGNPWCLVFDQWGNGMVGDGTNAKQHWTSPLSGLEVNTRRTLEPNFDNEGMRPAVGNEFLISRHLPDDVQGQFIYACVINMHGMPRFNLRDQKDGSGFEGERVEDLLSSTDMIFRPVDPKIGPDGAVWFGDWCNALIGHMQYSQRDPNRDHKHGRIYRLVNTKKPLLKPVTQADKSIEELLEQLNAYELRTRYRARRELWDRDQAEVLAAVNKWIEGVNDPKQLCEAMWLQESFRAVDPKLVDRILATDEYRARAAAIHTMVNEIDRQPQLKAYLTKAINDPNPRVRLEAVRGLSFLGTVEATQLALQATDHEMDYWIDYTLEHTLHALKPAWEVAESKPDFLKGSSDAAKKYLDRYKKMTGPGGAAVKPLEIAGSEEASAGKRKAAIRQLASMQGGSAARGEGVFKQVCSACHMVGDLGKKFGPDLSDIGQRVSKLEMMTSILMPNDKIAKGFETVAIVTVEGQVHTGFVLAETDQMISLGLAKGKKIDIPKEDIELRKPMKSSSMPEGLIKTIAPIEFLDLVAYLSQQRLIAVSQDKEGWISAKQKTVKLRKKNGFKEISRDAAIKFGGKFGNKTWNKDAYLFLTDVPAERFDFAFHSDIDSESPYVTIRLKDDSEIRTIWLKNRGGLKERAKGLTVWISSDGTNFEKVWTAEKAEPEWTIELPAGTRAKFVRVGLEGKGTLHLHQAAIFGK; via the coding sequence ATGCGACTTTGTCTGGTAATGGCCGCTCTGATTCTGTGCAATCTGCATTCGACTCTAAGGGCCGACAAACCTTTTGAACTGAAGAAAAATGAACGCGTAGTGGCTGTTGGAAACGCGCTGGCCGAACGGATGAATCAGTTCGGTGACTTCGAAACCCTGCTGCAGACCCGGTATCCCGAGAAGGAAATCATCTTCCGGAACTTTGGCTGGCCAGCCGATGAAGTTGGCATTCAGCAGCGTCCCAGTAACTACACCACGATCGACGATCCGCTGGAAGTCTTCGGTCCGGAAACGTTTCTCTGCTTTTTCGGTTTTAATGAATCGTTTGCTGGTACTTCCAAAGAGAGCCTGGACGTCTTTGTGAAGAACTACCGCAACTACATCGCGGAACAGACGAAGCGTTTTACGAAGAACGGCAAGAAGCCGCGGTTCGTACTCATCAGCCCGATCGCTTTTGAGTCAACGGGTAACCCGCTGCAACCAACCGGAGTGGAAGAAAATAAAAACCTGGCCGCTTATACGGCTGCGATCAAAAAGCTGGCCGAGGAAGACGGATACCGTTTCGTCGACCTGTTTACAGAAACGAAAACCAAATTCGCGCAGGAACCCGGCAACCAGTACACGGTCAACGGGGCGCATGCGAACGAGAAGGGTTACCGGCTCATTGGCGAGATGCTGGACGGGAGCCTGTTTGTCTCCCGGCATCCCCTGGGAACGGGTACTTCTAAATTCAACGAAGTTCTGAAGTGGGTGAATGACAAATCCTGGTTTCATGCACAGGACTACCGGATGCTGAATGGCTGGTATGTCTATGGGGGGCGTCGGACCTGGGATATGGAAACGTTCCCTGGTGAATATCAGAAGATTCGAAAAATGGTCGAAGTACGTGACCGTTATATCTGGGAGATGGCCGCCGGCGGCGTGGTACCCGATCAGCCCGACGATTCCAAGACCGGTGAAGTTTTCATTCCGGAAACCATGTTCGGCAGCCGGGATGAACGGTTCCGGGAAATGCGCGAGCCGAAAGATCTGAAGTATCCGACTCCGGAAGAGTCGATCAAGATGATGAAGGTTCCCGAGGGTTTCAAGGTCGAGCTGTTTGCCTCCGAGCGGGAGTTTCCCGAACTGGCGAACCCGAACCAGATCGCCTTCGATAACAAGGGCCGTTTGTGGGTTTCCTGTATGGCCAATTATCCGCAGTGGCTGCCTGGTGCAGGTAAACCGAGCGACCGGCTGCTGATCTTTGAAGATACCGACGGCGACGGCAAAGCCGACAAATGCATTCCCTTCTACGACAAACTGATCTGCCCCACCGGATTTGAATTCTGGAACGGGGGCGTACTCGTGGTCGATGAACCGCGGATCCTGTTCCTGAAAGACACCGATGGCGACGACAAAGCCGATTTCGTCCAGGAAGTGGTCAACGGAATTGCCACCGATGATACGCACCATACTGTGGGTGCCTGGGAATACTCGAACGGCGGTCTGTTGCACATGCTGGAAGGCGTTTCGCTGTCAACGACACTGGAAACTCCCTACGGTGCGTTCCGTAACAAGGACACCGCAGGCTGTTATACGTTGGATCCCCGCACACTGAAATTCCGTCACTTCCGGACTCCCGGCTACGGGAACCCGTGGTGCCTGGTCTTCGATCAGTGGGGCAATGGTATGGTGGGTGACGGGACGAACGCCAAACAGCACTGGACGAGCCCGCTCTCCGGTCTGGAAGTCAACACGCGACGAACGCTGGAACCCAACTTCGATAACGAGGGGATGCGTCCCGCTGTAGGGAACGAGTTCCTGATTTCACGGCACCTGCCGGATGACGTGCAGGGCCAGTTCATCTATGCCTGTGTGATTAACATGCACGGCATGCCGCGGTTCAATCTCCGTGATCAGAAAGATGGTTCCGGCTTTGAAGGGGAACGCGTCGAAGACCTGCTCTCCTCGACCGACATGATTTTCCGTCCCGTCGATCCGAAGATCGGACCGGATGGGGCGGTCTGGTTTGGTGACTGGTGCAACGCGTTGATTGGTCACATGCAGTATTCACAGCGTGACCCGAACCGCGACCACAAACATGGCCGCATCTATCGACTGGTCAACACGAAGAAACCGCTGCTGAAGCCTGTCACACAGGCCGATAAGTCGATTGAAGAACTGCTGGAGCAGCTGAACGCCTATGAACTGCGGACCCGTTATCGCGCCCGTCGCGAGTTGTGGGACCGGGATCAGGCTGAGGTGCTGGCGGCAGTCAATAAATGGATTGAAGGAGTGAATGATCCGAAGCAGCTGTGTGAAGCGATGTGGCTGCAGGAAAGTTTCCGTGCGGTTGATCCGAAACTGGTGGATCGCATCCTGGCGACCGATGAATATCGGGCCCGGGCTGCGGCGATTCATACGATGGTCAATGAAATCGATCGTCAGCCGCAGTTGAAAGCGTATCTGACGAAAGCGATCAACGATCCCAACCCGCGAGTGCGACTGGAAGCCGTGCGTGGTCTGAGTTTCCTCGGGACGGTCGAGGCGACTCAACTGGCACTGCAGGCGACCGATCACGAGATGGATTACTGGATTGACTACACGCTGGAGCATACGCTGCATGCACTCAAGCCTGCCTGGGAAGTCGCAGAGTCGAAGCCCGATTTCCTGAAAGGTTCTTCTGATGCGGCGAAGAAATACCTCGACCGTTATAAGAAGATGACGGGACCGGGGGGCGCCGCGGTGAAACCGCTGGAGATTGCCGGTTCCGAAGAAGCTTCGGCAGGGAAACGCAAAGCCGCGATTCGGCAACTGGCTTCCATGCAGGGGGGCAGCGCTGCCCGCGGAGAAGGCGTATTCAAGCAGGTCTGTTCCGCCTGTCACATGGTGGGCGACCTGGGTAAAAAGTTTGGTCCGGACCTGAGCGACATCGGTCAGCGGGTGAGCAAACTGGAAATGATGACTTCGATCCTGATGCCCAACGACAAGATCGCCAAAGGTTTCGAGACCGTGGCGATTGTCACGGTCGAAGGTCAGGTGCATACCGGCTTTGTGCTCGCTGAAACAGATCAAATGATCTCCCTGGGATTGGCCAAAGGGAAGAAGATTGATATTCCCAAAGAGGACATCGAGCTGCGTAAGCCGATGAAGTCCAGTTCGATGCCCGAGGGACTGATCAAGACGATCGCCCCGATCGAGTTTCTGGACCTGGTGGCCTATCTGTCCCAACAGCGATTGATCGCTGTGTCGCAGGACAAGGAGGGCTGGATCAGCGCGAAGCAGAAAACCGTCAAGTTGCGGAAGAAGAACGGTTTCAAAGAGATCTCCCGGGATGCAGCCATCAAGTTTGGTGGCAAGTTCGGAAACAAGACCTGGAACAAGGATGCCTATCTGTTTCTGACAGACGTTCCCGCGGAACGATTTGATTTCGCTTTCCATTCCGATATCGATTCCGAGTCGCCTTATGTCACGATTCGTCTGAAGGATGATTCCGAAATCCGTACCATCTGGTTAAAGAACCGGGGTGGGCTGAAGGAACGGGCCAAAGGCCTGACCGTCTGGATTTCTTCTGATGGGACGAACTTCGAGAAGGTCTGGACCGCGGAAAAAGCGGAACCGGAGTGGACCATCGAACTTCCTGCAGGCACACGTGCCAAATTTGTGCGTGTGGGCCTGGAAGGGAAGGGGACGCTGCATCTGCATCAGGCAGCGATTTTCGGCAAGTAA